One segment of Labilithrix sp. DNA contains the following:
- a CDS encoding peroxiredoxin: MKRIALASSCALLSALACTPKEETKVQPAASVSAVVPSEPPKKAGVDVGDPAPEVDMPLQDGRSLKLSSLQGKNVVVYFYPKDETPGCTVEAQNFRDKAEDLKKADITVIGVSTQDAASHKAFIEKEKLPFDLAIDADQSIAKAFGVPVRNNFHARWTFLVGKDGKIKKVWRDVSPKDHATEVLTAAGA, from the coding sequence ATGAAACGCATCGCCCTCGCCTCGTCCTGCGCGCTCCTCTCCGCCCTCGCCTGCACGCCGAAGGAGGAGACGAAGGTGCAGCCCGCCGCCTCGGTCTCCGCCGTCGTACCGAGCGAGCCGCCGAAGAAGGCCGGCGTCGACGTCGGCGATCCCGCGCCCGAGGTCGACATGCCGCTGCAGGATGGGCGGAGCCTCAAGCTCTCGTCGCTCCAGGGCAAGAACGTCGTCGTGTACTTCTACCCGAAGGACGAGACCCCCGGCTGCACGGTGGAGGCGCAGAACTTCCGCGACAAGGCGGAGGACCTGAAGAAGGCGGACATCACCGTCATCGGCGTCTCGACCCAGGACGCCGCCTCGCACAAGGCCTTCATCGAGAAGGAGAAGCTCCCCTTCGACCTCGCGATCGACGCCGATCAGTCGATCGCCAAGGCCTTCGGCGTCCCGGTCCGGAACAACTTCCACGCCCGCTGGACCTTCCTCGTCGGCAAGGACGGCAAAATCAAGAAGGTATGGCGCGACGTGTCACCCAAGGACCACGCCACCGAGGTCCTCACCGCCGCCGGCGCCTGA